The following proteins come from a genomic window of Tepidiforma thermophila:
- a CDS encoding DinB family protein encodes MTMPESERVRIREYLVAQAASRSIEELIERVEGGMAELFAAARAIPAERYEEHPPGDEWSPMDCLAHVVGWNLQVATAVLHVALTGERPANGLPELPREREQILEAQAAGNASLYEHVRAADPGAHLEVRWEHPFFGPLNWREWLLFLRLHALDHARQLAGMREALGA; translated from the coding sequence ATGACGATGCCGGAATCGGAACGGGTGCGCATCCGGGAGTACCTCGTGGCGCAGGCAGCGTCGCGGAGCATCGAGGAGCTGATTGAACGGGTCGAAGGCGGCATGGCCGAGCTGTTCGCCGCCGCGCGGGCGATCCCCGCGGAGCGGTATGAGGAGCATCCACCCGGAGACGAGTGGAGCCCGATGGACTGTCTCGCCCACGTGGTGGGCTGGAACCTGCAGGTCGCAACTGCGGTGCTGCACGTGGCGCTGACGGGCGAGCGCCCTGCAAACGGTCTCCCGGAGCTGCCGCGCGAGCGGGAGCAGATCCTCGAGGCCCAGGCGGCCGGCAACGCTTCGCTGTATGAGCACGTGCGGGCGGCTGACCCGGGGGCCCACCTGGAGGTGCGGTGGGAGCACCCGTTCTTCGGCCCGCTGAACTGGCGCGAGTGGCTGCTCTTCCTTCGACTCCACGCGCTCGACCATGCGCGCCAGCTGGCCGGTATGCGGGAGGCGCTCGGTGCGTGA
- a CDS encoding metallophosphoesterase family protein, with amino-acid sequence MREPRPLRVVHTSDVHLGAYAGNDHPGWVERRRRMEAAFSRVIDLANRACADVLVLAGDIFDNDRVPAETVEWAAAQIARFKGQAFLIPGNHDPMDPGSIYWRHDMEAIAKRLTIVREHRGEVIEPEGVDLVVWGRAYLDSDWHFRPLDGLPERLDRRWHIALAHGHFVPEGGETYRSLPIHERELAAARGHWDYVALGHWEPHADVSRHGVTAVYSGAPMPLSDANRRAGLCVIVDFDARGVRWRTERVDG; translated from the coding sequence GTGCGTGAGCCGCGGCCCCTGCGGGTGGTGCATACCTCCGATGTGCACCTCGGTGCGTACGCTGGAAACGACCACCCGGGATGGGTGGAGCGGCGCCGGCGGATGGAAGCGGCATTCTCCCGGGTGATCGACCTCGCCAACCGGGCGTGTGCGGATGTGCTCGTCCTGGCGGGGGATATCTTCGACAATGACCGGGTGCCTGCGGAGACGGTGGAGTGGGCTGCCGCGCAGATTGCTCGTTTCAAAGGCCAGGCGTTCCTCATTCCGGGGAACCATGACCCAATGGACCCGGGGAGCATCTACTGGCGCCACGATATGGAGGCGATCGCGAAGCGGCTGACGATCGTGCGGGAGCACCGAGGCGAGGTCATTGAGCCGGAAGGGGTGGACCTGGTGGTCTGGGGGCGGGCGTACCTGGACTCAGACTGGCACTTCCGGCCGCTCGACGGGCTGCCGGAGCGGCTCGACCGGCGATGGCACATCGCGCTCGCGCATGGCCACTTCGTCCCGGAGGGCGGCGAGACCTACCGGTCATTGCCGATCCACGAGCGGGAGCTGGCCGCTGCGCGGGGGCACTGGGATTACGTCGCCCTGGGGCACTGGGAGCCGCACGCTGACGTCAGCCGCCACGGGGTGACGGCGGTCTACTCGGGAGCGCCGATGCCGTTGAGCGATGCGAACCGCCGGGCGGGGCTGTGCGTGATTGTCGATTTCGATGCTCGCGGCGTACGGTGGCGGACTGAGCGGGTGGACGGGTAG
- a CDS encoding YeeE/YedE family protein — MKPLALGGVIAAVWLLLDQRGFAIGAFWLIGVAFGVVLQRSRLCFAGAFRDLVLLGDGRLFRAILVGLAVATVGFVFLEARLAPDPGFGIAPAGPHIQPVGIATVVGGVLFGVGMVLAGGCVSGSLWRMGEGYVASWVAMAGIVAGTVVANRQWAWWYDNDIRERTAVWLPAELGGYPLALALTLAALAGLYVLVLWWESRTPKMPEFPAPPPEPAFGLREQLRQGWDRVWGGHGWSYTTGAVALAVLSVFALGLQVPLGVTGGISLWADNVLGWFDAGSLPLKGSELLAGCTPGGAEKWFTVRTATMLGLVAGAFTASVLSGEFRLRWPRQRSRYVQAAAGGILMGYASVIAIGCTIGAFFSSIPSLALAGWVYGIALFGGAWVGVALIRRLP, encoded by the coding sequence GTGAAGCCGCTTGCCCTGGGCGGGGTTATCGCGGCTGTTTGGCTTCTGCTCGACCAGCGGGGTTTCGCGATCGGCGCCTTCTGGCTTATCGGCGTGGCGTTCGGCGTGGTGCTGCAGCGAAGCCGCCTCTGCTTCGCCGGGGCGTTCCGCGACCTGGTTCTGCTCGGCGACGGGCGCCTGTTCCGGGCGATCCTGGTCGGGCTGGCGGTCGCTACCGTGGGCTTTGTGTTTCTCGAGGCGCGGCTGGCGCCGGACCCGGGATTCGGCATCGCGCCGGCCGGGCCGCACATCCAGCCGGTCGGCATTGCGACCGTCGTGGGCGGCGTGCTGTTCGGCGTGGGCATGGTGCTGGCGGGCGGCTGCGTCTCGGGGTCGCTCTGGCGGATGGGCGAAGGGTACGTGGCCTCGTGGGTGGCGATGGCCGGCATCGTGGCGGGGACGGTCGTCGCAAATCGGCAGTGGGCCTGGTGGTACGACAACGACATCCGCGAGCGGACGGCCGTGTGGCTGCCGGCCGAACTGGGCGGCTACCCCCTGGCGCTGGCACTGACGCTCGCGGCGCTTGCGGGGCTGTACGTCCTCGTGCTCTGGTGGGAGTCGCGCACCCCGAAGATGCCGGAGTTCCCTGCGCCCCCGCCGGAGCCGGCCTTCGGACTGCGCGAGCAGCTGCGCCAGGGCTGGGACCGGGTCTGGGGCGGCCACGGGTGGAGCTACACGACCGGGGCGGTTGCGCTGGCGGTTCTTTCGGTGTTCGCGCTCGGGCTGCAGGTGCCGCTCGGGGTTACCGGCGGGATTTCGCTCTGGGCCGACAACGTGCTCGGCTGGTTCGATGCTGGCTCGCTGCCGCTAAAGGGCAGCGAGCTGCTGGCAGGCTGCACGCCGGGCGGGGCCGAGAAGTGGTTCACGGTGCGGACGGCGACGATGCTCGGGCTGGTGGCCGGGGCGTTCACCGCATCGGTGCTTTCGGGTGAGTTCCGTCTCCGGTGGCCGCGGCAGCGGAGCCGGTATGTGCAGGCCGCGGCGGGCGGCATCCTGATGGGGTATGCCTCGGTGATCGCCATTGGGTGCACCATCGGGGCGTTTTTCTCGTCAATCCCCTCGCTGGCGCTGGCCGGCTGGGTCTATGGCATCGCGCTCTTCGGGGGCGCCTGGGTCGGCGTCGCGCTGATCCGGCGGCTCCCGTAG
- a CDS encoding sulfurtransferase TusA family protein, with translation MELDVRGEMCPYPAMKAREALAKLPAGECLEVLTDHAPALSTVPWEGAKLNYRSTIEPVGRGTWRIRLEPAEGTLDQKKALAEIARRAAELSKG, from the coding sequence ATGGAACTGGACGTCCGGGGGGAGATGTGCCCCTACCCGGCGATGAAGGCGCGGGAGGCGCTCGCAAAGCTGCCAGCGGGCGAGTGTCTCGAGGTGCTGACCGACCACGCCCCGGCGCTTTCGACGGTGCCGTGGGAAGGGGCAAAGCTGAACTACCGCTCAACGATTGAGCCCGTTGGCCGGGGGACCTGGCGCATCCGGCTCGAACCGGCCGAAGGGACGCTCGACCAGAAAAAGGCGCTCGCGGAGATTGCGCGACGCGCTGCGGAACTTTCGAAGGGCTAA
- a CDS encoding sulfurtransferase, with translation MLESLRRRLPLAGLVFALLLALPLAAACGGDDDDTNGAGSNGDAAAEPAGYAEPDLLAETDWLAGKLGDPSLVIVDIRKKEAYEAGHIPGAVWYDQAALKDPDEKLYVIRESLFAEKVGALGIDGTKEVVIYDDGTGLWATRLWWVLDYYGHPKARVVNGGWAKWEKEGRPVTKDVPNPTPAKFVAKPNPDVICALDYVKDKATNPDPNVVILDARTQAEYTGADVRAARGGHIPNAVNLDWQASLTETDPKVWKSADQLRAQFAKVGITKDTQVITYCQTGVRAAHSLFTLRLVGLGKGNKVYDGSWAEWGNSKETPVQQ, from the coding sequence ATGTTGGAATCTCTGCGGCGGCGGCTGCCCCTGGCGGGGCTGGTATTTGCACTTCTGCTGGCATTGCCGCTCGCGGCCGCGTGCGGCGGCGACGATGACGATACGAACGGCGCCGGCTCGAACGGCGACGCCGCAGCGGAGCCGGCAGGTTACGCCGAGCCGGACCTGCTGGCAGAAACCGACTGGCTCGCCGGGAAGCTTGGCGACCCGTCGCTGGTTATCGTGGATATCCGCAAGAAGGAGGCCTACGAGGCCGGCCACATCCCGGGTGCGGTGTGGTACGACCAGGCCGCGCTGAAGGACCCGGACGAGAAGCTGTACGTGATCCGTGAGAGCCTGTTTGCCGAGAAGGTGGGCGCGCTGGGCATCGACGGAACCAAGGAGGTCGTAATTTACGACGATGGAACCGGGCTCTGGGCGACGCGCCTGTGGTGGGTGCTCGATTACTACGGTCACCCGAAGGCACGGGTGGTGAACGGCGGCTGGGCGAAGTGGGAGAAGGAAGGCCGGCCAGTGACGAAGGATGTGCCGAACCCGACCCCGGCGAAGTTCGTCGCGAAGCCGAACCCCGATGTCATCTGTGCCCTTGATTATGTCAAGGACAAGGCGACGAACCCGGACCCCAATGTGGTGATTCTCGACGCCCGCACGCAGGCGGAGTACACCGGCGCAGACGTGCGCGCGGCCCGCGGGGGTCACATTCCGAATGCCGTCAACCTCGACTGGCAGGCATCGCTGACGGAGACCGACCCGAAGGTGTGGAAGTCGGCGGACCAGCTGCGCGCGCAGTTCGCGAAAGTCGGCATTACCAAAGACACCCAGGTCATCACCTACTGCCAGACGGGTGTGCGCGCGGCCCATTCGCTGTTCACGCTCCGCCTGGTCGGCCTTGGGAAAGGCAACAAGGTGTACGACGGTTCGTGGGCCGAGTGGGGGAATTCGAAGGAGACACCGGTCCAGCAGTAG
- a CDS encoding DUF192 domain-containing protein codes for MPPTVRLVNQRTGETVAARVSVADSFWSRFRGLMFRRPLEPGEGLWIQPCSSIHMLGMRFAIDAIFLDHDGRVLKVARGVRPWLGLAAARGARSVVELPAGSAAAIQPGNRLEAVPVP; via the coding sequence GTGCCGCCCACCGTCCGTCTTGTGAACCAGCGCACCGGCGAAACGGTCGCAGCGCGCGTCAGCGTCGCCGATTCCTTCTGGAGCCGCTTTCGCGGGCTCATGTTCCGTCGGCCGCTCGAGCCCGGCGAGGGCCTATGGATTCAGCCCTGCTCCTCCATCCACATGCTCGGCATGAGGTTTGCGATCGACGCAATCTTTCTGGACCACGACGGCCGGGTCCTGAAGGTTGCCCGCGGCGTCCGCCCATGGCTCGGGCTGGCAGCTGCGCGCGGAGCCCGGTCTGTGGTCGAGCTCCCCGCCGGCTCCGCCGCCGCCATCCAACCGGGCAACCGTCTCGAGGCGGTCCCAGTTCCCTAG